From Penaeus chinensis breed Huanghai No. 1 chromosome 29, ASM1920278v2, whole genome shotgun sequence:
gtgtgtgtatatatacatatatatgtttatgtacatgtgtgtatgtgtgtatatgcacacacacacatacacacaaacacacacacacacacacacgcacacacacatctacagacacacacacacacacactcacacacacatagatagatagatagatagatagatatatagatagatatgtgtgtatatgtataaatataaatatatatacatatgtatacatatatatacttacagaaacACAtagacgcactcacacacagacacacacacagacacatacacacacacatatatatatatatatatatatatatatgtgtgtgtgtgtgtgtgtgtgtgtgtgtgtctgtgtatgtgtgtgtgtgtgtgtgtgtgtgtgtgtgtgtgtttgcaaacatacatttctccctctctctatctctctctctatctctctctctatatatataaatatatatatatatatatatatacatatatgtgtgtgtgtgtgtgtgtctgtatatatatatatatatatatatatatatatatatatatatatatatacatacatttatatatatttatatatatatatgtgtgtgtgtgtgtgtgtgtgtgtatgtatgtatgtatgtatgtatgtatatatatatatatatatatatatatatatatatatttatatatgtatatacctatatttacatgtacataaacatatgcatgcatgtatgtatgtttatgtacgtgtgtgtgtgtgtgtgtgtgtatgcacacagacacacacacacacacacacacacacacacacacacacacacacacacacacacacatacatatatatatatatatatatatatatatatatatatttatatatatatatatatgtatgcctatgcgtatacataaacacaaacacacacacatacacacacacacacacatacatatatatatatatatacatatatatatatatgtgtgtgtgtgtgtgtgtgtgtgtgcgtttgtgtgtgtgtgtgtgtgtgtgtgtgtgtctgtgtgtgtgtgcatgtatatgtacatgtgtgtgtgtgtttgtgtgtatgtgtgtgtgtgtgggtttctgtctgtctgtgtttatatatatatatatatatatatatatatatatatatgtatatatgtatatatatatatatgtatatatgtacatatatatatatatatatatatatatatatacatatatatgtgtgtgtgtgtgtgtgtgtgtgtgtgtgtgtgtgtgtgcatgtatatctttgtaagtgtgtgtgtgtgtgtgtgtgtgtgtgtgtatacatatatatgtttatgtacatgtgtgtgtgtgtatatgcacacacacacatacacacaaacacacacacacacacacacacgcacacacacatctacagacacacacacacacacacgcgcacacacacacactcacacacacatagatagatagatagatagatagattgatagatatgtgtgtatatgtatatatatatacatatatatacatatgcatacatatatatacttacagaaacACAtagacgcactcacacacagacacacacacatatgcatatgtatatgtgtatatatatgtatatatatatttatatttatatttatatatatatatatacacatgtgtgtgtgcgcgtgtgtgtgtgtgtgtgtgtgtgtgtgtgtgtgtgtttgtgtttgtgtacatgcatatatgattatatatgcatatatataattctatatatatatgtgtgtgtgtgtatgtatatatatatatatatatatatatatatatgaaatgtatattcatgtgtgtgtgtgtttatatatatatatatatatatatatatatattatatatatatatatgtatatatatacatatatatatatatatatatatatatatatatgtatatatatgtgtgtgtgtatatatatatatatatatatatatatatatatatatattcatatatatatatatatatatatatatatatatatatatctgtatgtgtatatatatgtgtgtgtatgtatgtatataaatatgaatatatatatatatatatatatataaagatatatatatatatatatatatatatatctgtatgtgtgtatatatgtctgtgtgtgtatatatatatatatatatatatatatatatatatatatatatatatatatgtgtgtgtgtgtgtgtgtgtgtgtgtgtatacatatatattcatttatgtatatatatatatatatatatatatatatatatatgtatatatagatatatagatatatgtgtgtatatgtatatatatatatatatatatatacattcacatatatttttatgtgtgtgtgtgtgtgtgtgtgtgtgtgtgtgcatgtgtgtgtgtctgtaaatgtgtgtgtgttttctgtctgTCCATATGTTTGTGTAAATCAGCATAGAAATATTGATGCAAATGCTCCCATGTGCGTTTACTTTCCATGATGTTGCCAGGGACTCCCCGTCCGGCTGCCTCCTCGAAAAGAGAAAGTTATTTCTAAGAAGAATCGGATGTGTCAGTCttgtgtaaatagataagtaaatgaaagaaagatagaaaaaatatgtatatacatatatatctacataagagtttatatatatatacatatatatatatacatatatatatatatataaatacagatttgtgtgtatatatacacactctccctCCTTGGGTTCAAGGAGGGAGGGTCCCCGTGCCAGGGTACGGTGAAgatgctggcagcagggcagtggtgtCTGCAGAAGTTTATTCATACTGGACAAACGGCAGAGatggcattcctagttagatggaactgcgagcaaagaaaaatttTGGGTCCTTTAACTTGCTTACTTGATAGCCCCTGACCACGTCTCAAATAAGATTGAGATGCCACGGCTAATTAGCCCAGtgatcattgtatatatatatacatatgtgtgtatatatacatatatatatatatatatatatgtatgcatatatatatatatatatatatatatatatatatatatgtatatatatacatgcatacacacacatatacatatacatatgtgtgtatgtgtgtgtgtggataaatatataaatatatacatagtgtgtgtgtgtgtatatatacatgtatatatatatatatatatatatatatatatatatatatatatatatatatatgcatatatatatatatatgtatatatatatgcatacatatatatatacatatgtgtgtatgtgtgtgtgtggataaatatataaatatatacatagtgtgtgtgtgtgagtgtgtgtgtatgtgtgtgtgtgtgtgtgtgtatacatatgtgtgtatatatatatgtatatatatgtatacatgtatatatttatctgtgtaaaaaaaaaatatatatatacatatatatatatatatgcatgtatatatatatttatatatatgtatatatatatatacatccatatgtatgaagacatatgcatatgtttgacCCAGAGTGGCTGTCCGTCtgcgctctctctgtcttcctctctctctctctctctttctcacactctctctctctctctctctctatatatatatatatatatatatatatatatatgtcgagaaagatagagaagcggGAGGGagtagaaaaagacagagagagaaattgaagagagagggaaagcaacagagagaaagagatttaagtattatgatcattattattgttataattttcattatcattatcattattcttactttcattattattatttctatcaatattatcattattattattgttattattgttgttatgaatatcaatattattattattactttttttgtaaATACTAAAATTTTTATcacaagcatcattattataattaccagtatGATTATTACTTCTAACATCTTTATTCtgaagatgataacaagaataatgatagatatataataataatgaaactgatagtattgataataatgatggcgataatgataaaagtgatcctgatgctaattatagaaataattatcatgattcttatagtgatgataataatgataataaataaggcaAGAAGTAaagtttcttattattttattaatttcacaTTTAAATTTCCCGCTTAACATATCAATTCCAACTCGTTTTAATAATCATTCAACCAACTTAACAACAGAAACACataaatcctttaaaaaaataataataaataaagaactaGTAACAGGTGCAAATAAtgccaacaaacaaacaggcaaacgaaCGAAAAATCTTCAAGCGGTGTCACGACCTCCGGGAAACGACACCAAAACCCAAGACATTTCCCCGCGGGTCTTCCTAAAGGCTTCGTCGATCCCTGCCAGCGTCGTCGCCTAGATTCCGCTCCTCGAGAATCGCCAGCGCCTCCCTCGGTCTGGCGTCCGCGTCCGCTGCCTCACCAGCGATGTCCGTAAGGCCTGCGGACGAAGGGACGAAGGCATGAGCGGCGTCgggaagggaagggcggaagggggaaggatatTTAATAATCAAAGCGAAGAAAGTTGACCACTTGAGCGAGAAAGACTGAGAGGAGGGCAAGCGAAGGCAACGCAGGCAGACAAATCAACTGTGAAGAGGGACGTATTAGGGGAAGATTATATCAGTATTCACTAAAGAAAGGGATTAGCCTGATGAAGGAGAGGACTTCGATGAACGATAATTGCAAAGAGATGACTAAGAAAAACATTTCTGAAAAAGTGACCTAACCAGCGTCGACGGAGGAGGATCCTTGGCCGCTCACCTGTTGTATCCGTAGGAGGGTCGGCCGTAGCCGACGGAGCCGTAGGAGCCGTGGGAGCCGTGGGAGGAGCCGTGGAAGCCGAGGGATGAGCCGTGGAAGCCGTGGGATGAGCCGTGGTAGGACGGCCTGACGTAGCCTCCGTAGCCTGGCATCGCGAAGGCCACGGACACGAGGGCGATCAGGGCCACGACGACCAGCTGGggaagggcgtgagggcgtgagaagGGACGGCGGTTTGGTACTTCTgaaaggtctctctctctatttatcgaactatctatccatcatatccgataaaaaaggaaatcacaAATTAACATTACTTATGCTTCCCTAAAACAGGAAGATGTCCTACCAGAAATACATATATCCGGTCTTGcctcgaaggaaaaaaaataaatgacatctTCACCGAGAAAATGGTagcctctgtatctatctcttttgGTGTCTGAAGCTTTCAAAAAGTCATCTCTGTTTCCTATTTCATACTTACAACAGCTCGTAGGGAAGACATCGTGCTCAGTGTTCGTCTTGCTTGCAACAGAAGAGGGTAAGTTCAGTGACTGATGTTGCAGACGCTGTTGCTGCGCCTTTATGTAGTCTGACGCCGCTCGCTACTTCTGCGTAGTTGCCATTTCGTATTTATCCCAGACACTCCGTACCATAAACAatgctttatttcttatttagatGAATCATCAAAAAGAATCTAGTCCTGAGATTCTTTAATATTCATAGTGTTACGATTTTGATTTGAAGTATCAGGAAATGGAACACAGTAAACAAGATTTGGCAATTTCAGAGGTCAGTCTCCGTAGAACATTTTCCGAAACTTTCACAGCGTCACTAAAAGTTCCCGGGATTTACCCTTCCAATCtgactatattcatacatacacacgcacacatctaaacacacgcacatatatacacacacatatataccacgtACATATATGTCTCGTTATTCCACCCTGGAAGGT
This genomic window contains:
- the LOC125040674 gene encoding neuropeptide-like protein 31, translating into MSSLRAVLVVVALIALVSVAFAMPGYGGYVRPSYHGSSHGFHGSSLGFHGSSHGSHGSYGSVGYGRPSYGYNRPYGHRW